The genomic window GTAGTCGCCGCGGTAGCCCTTCATGTTGAGGATGGCGTCGATGCCCACGGTGTGGGTGTCGGTGCCAGTGCACGCGCCGAAGACGACGACCTTGCGCGCGAGCTCCTTCTCGATGCGAGCGTTTATCTCGTCGAAGCCGAGCTTGCGGACGATCACCTCGGGGACGTCGATCTCCGAGTAGTCGAGCGTGTGCGTGGTGCGGCCGTAGACGATGAAGAACGTGTAGTCGTCGGCGGCGGGTTCCATCGTCGAGACGAGCGCGTTCTCGAAGCCGAACTTCTTCGCGAACTGGAGCGCGGCTTCTTTCGCTTTCTCCGAGCGCGGAACAGGCAGCACGAAGCTGAGCTGTACCACGCCGTCGTCTTTGCGGTCGCCGTAGGGGCGGATGATTTGCTTGTCGGCCTTGGCCACGACGTCCCTCGCTACTTCGCAGGCTGCGCGTACTTGATGCCCATCAGGAGCTGCGTGAAGGTCTTCTCGTACTTCGGCCCGGCGTGGGTGAGCTCCACCCAGTCG from Deltaproteobacteria bacterium includes these protein-coding regions:
- a CDS encoding cobalamin-dependent protein (Presence of a B(12) (cobalamin)-binding domain implies dependence on cobalamin itself, in one of its several forms, or in some unusual lineages, dependence on a cobalamin-like analog.): MAKADKQIIRPYGDRKDDGVVQLSFVLPVPRSEKAKEAALQFAKKFGFENALVSTMEPAADDYTFFIVYGRTTHTLDYSEIDVPEVIVRKLGFDEINARIEKELARKVVVFGACTGTDTHTVGIDAILNMKGYRGDYGLERYPWFDAHNLGSQVPNESLLEQAMAGKADAILISQVVTQRDVHKDNSRDFIEKAKAKGIHGKTILLLGGPRVDHKLALELGFDAGFGPGTKPSEVANYIVEHLIQKGGKPA